The region CAGAATTACGATGAATTATCGTGATTTTGCCTGCAGTTATGCAAAACAGGCAAAATCACGATGTCACCGTGGTTTTGCAACATTTTCTTATGACACTGTATTTGACATTGATTGCTTCTATGAATTAGGGACCACAATATGTTTGTACAACATTCTCAACATTTGTCTGCATAAATTGCAGTGGTTTACAGTAAGAAATCAAATCTTTTTAGGTTTACTTTCTTTCTTATCCTTGTTCATATTCATTTGTATGTTTTTACTTACTAAGTTATATACAAAATTATAGTCGAGAGTTCACGCATAGAGTAAAATCGGTATCAATGGCGAAATTCACTCCCGAAGAAGTCACTGCTCTTCAAGCTGGTGGCAATGAGGTGAACATTATTatcatgttttttttttatatcaTGCTACTAGATTTTAATTTTGGATTAAATGTACAACTTCGATTTATGCGCAGAGAGCAAAGCAGATTTATTTCAAAGGATGGGATCCTATGCGACATTCGTATCCCGATTCTAGGTAACTTTTCTTCTTAAAATCGCGGTTAAGTCACAATCCTTGATATTGTAGAAAATTGTGATGCAATATTGTAGTCACGTCGTAATAAGTCACATACTTAAATTGCGACCACGTCATATGATCTAATTCGAATCTTTTCGTTCAGTAATATGCACAGACTTAGAGATTTTATCAAGCATGTCTATGTGGAAAGAAAATATACCGGCGAAATAAGTCAAGAAAATCTTCCCAGGATTAAATTGGTAACTTTTATATACATATTTACACTTACtatcttatttatttattttagactCTTAGCATACGAAAGTCACATTAAATTGAGTAATCTGTGACGAGTCAGGTTGGTCCATTTAAGGATCAAAACTCGATCGATGTCTGTTTTCTTCGTTCACAAGACTCGAACCTAATAGTTTATTTAAGAGAGGAACCAAACTCATGACTGAAAATTTTTCATACAGAATGACAAGGAGGAGTCCCATGAAAGTAAGAAGGGTAGTTCGTTTCGTTTAGAGTTGGTAACTCCTAAGTCAAGTCCCGGTGCAAGAAACAGTCCAAGTGCAATCGAGGATGCGAGTTTGAGATATGTATATGATGAAAGCCGAAGTCCTAAGTATGTACGAAAGTATTCAAGATTTGGAGGATTAAGCAAAAGTCCTATGAAGTTTGAGGTCGTTGATGATAGGTTTCGGGACGAAGATTATAGAAACCGCAGGCAATCGAATCTAGATTCAAAGCTAGGACAACTTTCATTTGATGGTCGTAAGAGTGTGGACAGATCCCAAGCACCAGTTCAAAGATCTTCGGGTGAAATCACGACGAAGAATGACTCATCTTTACAAGTAAGTGAACTTTGACATATCAGTGTTATGTTTGATGTCCGTGTCTGTACTTTATAGATTTGAACGAAGTCCTTGATGTATTTTAACTGTAAAAGGTAACAACTTCTGGCGAAGAAGGTTCTATTGAGAAAAAACCGTCGGAGAAAATAAGTAATAAACCAAGAAGCTTAAATGATTTGAGTCCGAAGTCTCAAGCTTCTGAAACCGCTATTGTTGCTGTACAAGAAACACCAAGCATGACGATGGAAAGTGAAAGCAATTGGGCCTCATTCGAAACATCTACCGAGGAAAATGTTCCTAAAACTCCAAACACAAACACCATTAAATCTTGCGCAACGGAACCAACACCTAAAGCAAAAACTTCAAGTCATTTAGACCTTTTACTTCTTGAATTATCAGGTCCTTTTAGTGACAATGTTCCTACAACTTCAACGGTAGAAAAAGCCTCTACATTGGATTTTCCATCTACTTCAATGGAGCAGACCACTGCATCATGTTCTGAGACGGCACAACCTTCTAACGAAGCTCCTCCGCCACAATCTGAGCTGCATGAAACAGAAGACTTCGTTGAAGTTTCACGAGGAGATAGACCACAGATAGAA is a window of Lathyrus oleraceus cultivar Zhongwan6 chromosome 6, CAAS_Psat_ZW6_1.0, whole genome shotgun sequence DNA encoding:
- the LOC127095914 gene encoding probable ADP-ribosylation factor GTPase-activating protein AGD14, with translation MSSSKKEEERVERIIRGLLKLPENRRCINCNALGPQYVCTTFSTFVCINCSGLHREFTHRVKSVSMAKFTPEEVTALQAGGNERAKQIYFKGWDPMRHSYPDSSNMHRLRDFIKHVYVERKYTGEISQENLPRIKLNDKEESHESKKGSSFRLELVTPKSSPGARNSPSAIEDASLRYVYDESRSPKYVRKYSRFGGLSKSPMKFEVVDDRFRDEDYRNRRQSNLDSKLGQLSFDGRKSVDRSQAPVQRSSGEITTKNDSSLQVTTSGEEGSIEKKPSEKISNKPRSLNDLSPKSQASETAIVAVQETPSMTMESESNWASFETSTEENVPKTPNTNTIKSCATEPTPKAKTSSHLDLLLLELSGPFSDNVPTTSTVEKASTLDFPSTSMEQTTASCSETAQPSNEIENPIEVSHAHEPQSMQDSPSVSVGCSSTTSPIKSPNNVVSNNEPSFSPNTHETSHAFDELSSRTTSNPTQNTKPDVGSKPSTTKTKSSGRMELPEDLFTTSYLSGPAPNAGWKNVQHPVMGYDNSMQYYPNAPKPMNPFEVTEGRSIAHTSSSPTLASTYGVLPDVSHRTGLMYTSSLGSLDTMVPYSASYASPVTGIFIVIFHYL